One Helianthus annuus cultivar XRQ/B chromosome 12, HanXRQr2.0-SUNRISE, whole genome shotgun sequence genomic region harbors:
- the LOC118485063 gene encoding extensin-like, with product MPQRMRGRGSGQGAYVAPNDHEAGPSHRRTPSGSHNTDAQNLWRSFTEPARHSVSLSTSPSIPHSFGPQSENEPHNSHQSYIPLQGHQSPFDQPSPVFQGLYNPADYLDVPMGFNPLGPEDHFPGDNAMDVDEDTDPSMPPSGTPNHPIEISDGSPFVGSPYNGPDSFEERFRQHDWVFTPSYHNSPLHQPQHSSPLHLQQQQQQPQQQQNPYGDSRLVAVTPPPPPAPVLPPPPPRRRRTNARISTRGGIRIGTPPHSGSSRYSPLHEEPEMGESSHPVSEVTSAPIAPPPPQDFGNPIPAYTSAAAYNPFEQTFPLGYNFTEDPYWVAANYNSLNPEGTFGGPWTTGQPTYGYPSYGYQQPQPPQPPHYPLLPPAPMMSPPQVQEILQGINDVRREMWHELREDRRHNRGMFKKMSTLCCKKSTNSFINFNKYIQLQFI from the coding sequence ATGCCGCAACGTATGAGAGGAAGAGGAAGTGGACAAGGAGCATATGTAGCCCCAAACGACCATGAAGCCGGACCTTCGCACAGGCGAACACCTTCAGGCTCCCATAACACAGATGCTCAAAATCTGTGGAGGTCTTTTACTGAACCCGCAAGGCACTCGGtttcactgagtacctcaccttctATCCCACATTCCTTTGGGCCTCAatcagaaaatgagccccacaactctcACCAGTCCTATATTCCTCTCCAAGGACACCAATCACCCTTTGACCAACCATCACCTGTTTTCCAAGGCCTGTACAACCCTGCTGACTACCTTGATGTGCctatgggttttaacccactcggaccAGAAGACCATTTTCCCGGTGACAATGCGATGGATGTCGATGAAGATACCGATCCCTCAATGCCACCATCTGGAACTCCGAACCACCCtatcgagatttctgatgggtcacCTTTTGTGGGATCACCATACAATGGTCCCGACAGCTTTGAGGAGAGATTCAGGCAGCATGACTGGGTAtttacccctagttaccataactctccccTGCACCAGCCGCAGCACAGCTCTCCCTTGCACctccagcaacagcaacagcagccacagcagcAGCAGAATCCTTATGGGGATTCCCGACTTGTCGCGGTCactccaccgccgccaccagcTCCGGTTTTGCCTCCCCCGCCTCCGAGGCGGAGACGAACGAACGCACGGATTTCCACACGAGGGGGAAtacgcatcggcacccctccacattcaggtagcagccgatACTCGCCACTTCACGAAGaaccagagatgggagaatcttcaCACCCCGTCTCAGAAGTAACATCTGCGCCAatcgcgccaccaccaccacaggatttcggaaacccaatccctgcttataCTAGCGCGGCAGCGTACAATCCCTTCGAGCAGACGTTTCCCCTAGGTTATAACTTTACAGAGGATCCCTACTGGGTAGCTGCGAACTACAACTCTCTCAATCCGGAAggtacttttggaggtccctggacTACGGGACAACCGACCTATGGATACCCATCATATGGAtatcagcagccgcagcctcctcagCCACCGCATTATCCGCTACTACCGCCGGCACCGATGATGTCGCCGCcacaagttcaagaaatccttcaaGGAATAAATGATGTTCGACGAGAGATGTGGCATGAGTTACGAGAAGACCGTCGGCATAATCGTgggatgtttaagaagatg